GAGCGCCACCCAGCTGGTCAGTGATAGGGCCAAGACCCAACCACATCCGTCTGCTAGAGGCAGGGCCCCAGAGACCAGAACAAATATCCAGCCCTCTGGCCTCACCAGGGTGCCCTGGGGCCTCATCTGCCCGTTttgcagagggagagaggataGAGTAAGTGCCCTGGCCAAGGAAGCAGCAACCCTTCTGGATTCCAGGGAACTTGGGCGACCTGGTGTCGTTTCTCCAAACAACGCCTTCCTCTGCTGGGCTGAGAGCGCGAGACTCCAGGGCGGAATCTAGAGGCGTCCGAAAAGTCTAGTCGGCATCTTTTGAGTCGGGAGTCTCTAGGAGCCCGCTCCGGCCAGCGCCGCCGGCTGGCTGGCTTTGTCCCCAGTACTCCCGCCCCAACTAAGGGCCCCGCAGAGAACAAGGGGTTGGGGGCGTTTCCGCTTCGGCCTCCCAACAGGCGGGACCCTGAGGAAAGACGGCGGGGCCCGCCTTCCGGCGGCCGCTACGGGAACCCCGAGCTCCTGAACACTGAGCAGAGGAACAAACCGCGCACCCGCCCGCCTCCGGGCGTCCCCAGAAGCCCCCAGGACCCTCCGCCGGAGTCCCTCCCGAAGGGCTGCCCGGCCTTAGGGCTCTGGGGCCCCGGCGAGCCCCACCACGGCGCTTCCCCCGAGGAGCGGCGCCCGGGACGACTCGGGAGCGGTGCCCTGGAACTCGGTCCGTCGGTCCGTCGCCCAGGCTCGCGTGTGCCGCCGAGAGGGCTACACCCCCGGCGCTCCTCCCGCTCGGGCTCACCTACCGTGCACCAGTCTCCGCATGTCCTGGTATCGAGCCCACAGGTGTGCGCTGGGCTCGGCGCCGCCGGCGGGCGCCGAGGCAGGCGCAGAGCGCGGGGCGCCGGGGCAGTGGGCGCCGGGACCCGGGGGGCCGCAACCAGGGCAGGAGGGCGAGGACGAGGCGGCTCGCGGCCCGCCGTGGTCTCGGCGCGGTAGGTAGCGCCGAGCGGCTGCCCGCAGCCCCACACCCGCCATGCCCGCTGCGCGCCGCCCGCGCTGCCCTCAGCCCTCCGGCCCGTCCGCCGCCCTCCTACTGCGCGCCCGCCACCGTGGCCGCGTGCTCCTCACGGCGGCCGGCCAATGGGCGCGGCGCGCGGAGCCCGACCGCCAATGGGAGCGTCCCTATGCCCGGGGGGGCGGGAGGTCCCGGACGGGGCGGGGCAGGCTCCCcgaccccctcccccagtctcccGAGCGACCCAGGAGGACTCTGCGCCCCCCTTCGGAATCTACGGCGGCGATGGCggctccttctttcctcccctagGGAGGCTGGAGGGCCTAAGAAAGGCCGTCCCCGCGAGGCTCCGGACGGCCAGGGCTCGGAGGGGAGAGGGCCAGAGCGCGGCGGGTCCACCCCGGCCCCCCGGCCCTCTGTCTCCCCCTCTGCTCCCGGGTCCTCCcgccccttcccccacctcctgtcCTCCTGACCTCAgatcctctgccccttcccccagtcctgcaGCGGGGGTCCTGTTCCCCGCCCCTCTCCCCTGACGGCTCTGCTCGCGGACCAGAGACCGGTCCGTTTCACTCACGTCTCTGGCGGATAAAGAGTCCTTCCCGCGCGCTCCCCGCTGCCAGCCCCACGCTGGGTGAGACCTCGGGACCCGCAGCGCAGCCGACGTCCGCTGAAGCAGACGTCattccctctctgtgccttacaCGGATGATCTCTGTTAACTTGGAGCGAGGCGGTGGGCCAGGGGTCACTGTGCTTGCCTGGTTCCTACCTCAGCAAATGGCCGCACCGAACCTCTCCATTCCTCGCTTCCCCACTCAGGACTCTCTAGCTCTTCTAGCAATATCACCAGGATTTCCAACGAAATTCCTCTTTCCTGCTGGGAACCACTCTCCACCCGCGTGTATTCCACACAGATCCGTTTTCTGGGTCCACATGCGCATGTGCCCTGGACCTTGAGCAGGCCGACCCTGCACCCGTGGGCCTTGTCGGTGGAGAGCTGGCTAGCTAGACACTGTTTCCGTGGGATGCTCCCCGCGGTGTCCTCGCCGGGTCTAAGGGTGTACATTCCAATATTCACTGCACCTTGGCTGAGGACCTACAGTGTGCCAGCCCCTGGGCCAAGTGCTGGCGCAGGATGGAGACCATAGATGGGCCCGTGGGAGGGCGgctgccctccccactcccagggcCCCAGTGAGCTAAGTGTGCGCTGGGGGCTTGGCCATATGTAAGCTCGTCTGGGCGGGAGATGGGTGCTCTGTGGTGTCCAGCCCGCAGAGCCACCAAGAGAAGCCAGAGTGAGCGCCAAGCCAGCTGTGTGTGCGTGGTTGGGTGGGGTTGGCCCCGGGAGAAGGCAGGTTATCCAGGCAGCAGCTTGGGCCTGGCAGCTCAGCGGCGGACCCTACTACCCTTTTCAGAGGCGCTGCTtgatctctcttctctctttttgtatattttgtgtcCACATTACCAAACTCTCTTATTGGTTCTAAGTTTTCATTTGACTTTCTTAGATGGTCTAATAGTCCGGGAATAACGGAAAGTGCCCCATACAGGAtagcttttcttaattttatggTTGCTTGTCTCAGATGCTTACTTAGACTTTTCTTGTGATAATGATAAAGTTAGCTTTCAACAATGCACCTCAAATCCTGTTATTTTTAGAAGCCTAGGCATCAGTCTCGATCTCGAAATAAATGAAAGGCGTTGTGTAATTGCATTTTAGAGCATGTTGCACTACCCGTTTAGTAGTCCATCATAGAGGGTCATCACTCTACTAggactttaagaaaaaagatgGCGGTGGCAGAGTAGGGGGCGCGGCCGCCAACTCTGAATACCAGCTTGCACAGGGGAGGCCGGGAGGCGGGGCCGGACCGACGCCACGTGGGAGGCCCCGCCCCTTGGCCCGCCCTGCCTCTGGAGCAGAGAAGTCTGCGCCAGCTGGTCTAGGCCTCACAGAGCACGCGCACTCCGCCGCATTCTGATTGGCGGACCCACGCAGTCCGCCGCACTCAGATTGGTGGAGCCGCTCCACATTCTGGGTCCCGAGCTCATCGCTGCTCTTTACCGGTTCCGCTCCTCACCTCCTTGGAGGTGGCTCAGGATCGGGATCGCACGGCCACTTGGCCGCCGGACTCAGCAAGGACGGGCAGGACGGCTTCGGCTTCATCCGGGAGCTCCAGTCCAGGGGCTGGGACAGCTCCCGTCGCTCTTCGTTCCGCCGTACCCTTCTCCACGACAGCGGTCCGGCATGTTTTCCAGGGCCCAGGTGAGGCGGGTTCTGCAGCGGGTGCCCGGGAAGCAGCGACTCGGCGTCTACAGGTTCCTGCCCTTCTTTTTTGTGCTGGGAGGAACGATGGAATGGATCATGATTAAAGTGCGCGTGGGCCAGGAGACCTTCTGTAAGTAGGGGTGCAGCAGCCTCTGTTTCATTTCAGGCAGGCGGGAGGCGGCGAGGGAGCCGTTTTCCTGGGGGCTATTCTCAGCTTGTAGACCTCTCATTCCGCTCAGCGCTTAGCTGCTTTTACCCTGGTCAGAAGGGCGAGTGCGGTTCCCTTCGCTGGGCGGTGGAGATCCGCCTGGGCTCTCCTGTAAGCGGGGCGACAAAGGCACATTGGTATCCAATCTTGAGACCTTCCCTGCACTTTGAGAGGAGGGCACGTGACTCCACTCAGGACGCCCTCCTTTCAAGCCTGCCCTTCGGCCATGCCGGTGACACTGTTCGGGCCTAAGGAATAGACTTCTCACAGCACCTAGAAGCGGGGGTTCCGCTTGGACAGGAAGCTCCTAACTGGCCAGTCCAAACCCTAGAGGGAACTGGTTGGCCCGGCTTAGCTAAATACTACTGTCTTTACTGGCCAGAGTCATTGGTACCAATGCCCAGCACTACAAAAAGTGTGTCTGGCATTGCTTTGCTGAGCACTAGCCTGGACAGGCTAgttcctcttccaggaagacttccctAACCCCTAggccctttcttctttctccctctccagaAACACAATCACTTGTGAATCGCcaatcctcatttaaaaaaaaaaaaagtgctttctaAAGATATTTAATCCTTCTGTGTTCACCCATTCCTTCATATTTAATGAGCACTGATGAGAGGATATAAGGCAGAGGGCCCCCACACCAGAAGAGCACTAATGGGAGAGATAGATCATACAGTTACTATTAAGTGTGATCGCTGCTGTGGGGGGAAAGTTGGGGGAGCATGGGAGTCCTGGGTGGGGCACCTGAATTGGACTAGGTGGTgcagggaaggctttctggaggagttACCATGTCAGGTAGGATCCGAAGATTGAGTAGGTGTCAGCCAGATGAGGGAAACGTTTATGGACTTGAAAGTGTCTTCTGCCAGTGGTAAGAGCAAACCTTGGGGCCTTGGTGTGAAAGTATGCCACTGTGTTTGAGGGACTGAAGCAGGTGAGCAGAGTGAGGGATGACGTGGTTAGAAAGGTGCCTGGGCAGGGCCACAAAGGGACTGGAGAACCAACAATGTATCCCAAAGgactgaagagttttaagcagcAGCTGGTGAACGTATGTGGAGAATGCTTTCTTGTGGAGGGCGGATTGACAGGAACACTTAGGCTGTGTGGTTGTCCAGGTTTGAGATGGTGGCCTGGACTAGGGTGAGATGGCAAGAAGTGGGTGGAGTTGAGAGACACCCCAGAGGTAGTACTGACAAGGGCTTGGTGATTGAGTGGACTCAGGAAATGAGGAGTGGAGGCTTCTGGTAGGGCAGCTGGGGCAGGGAAACACAGGCAGGACAGTCCTGGGCTCCATTTTGGACCTGCTGAGGGGGGAGATGGTTATAcagaactgaagctcagaaggCAGATCTGGGCCTCAGATCTAGGTTTGTGGGTCATTCACAAGCTGATTGTGATGAAAGTCAGAGTTTAAACCCCAACATTTTAAGGGTGACTGAGAGTGACCAGAGAGGCAAGAAGGGAAACAAGACGGGCTTGTTATCACAGAAGACAGGAGGTTCAGGAAGTTCAACTAAGTGAATGGGAGGTAAGCCCCCTCTCCCCTACCAGGAGAGACTTGAAATACGCAAATACTGATCAGGAAAGAGAGGGTGGAGAGAGGCTGAAGATACCTTGGCCCTTGAGAAGGTGGGAGAGGATGGGACCAGAGCAGGGTAAGGAGTAGCCCTTGGAAGTCAGCTGGAAGAGTTCTTTACTGATGACTTTTCTGTGCGAAGAAAGAGTTCATGGCCATTTCGGGGTGGGTAAAGTAGGGTCAGGGCCGTGGCTGAAGAAACAGGACTGCCAGGCATCACAGTGGACCCAGTTAGATGCAGCAGTTGGGCCCACAGTGCAAAGCAAGCAGAGTGAGGCATGGAAAAGGAAGTAAGTTGGATTAATCTGTAGTTTGGGTTTTGAAGGTGTATCAAGAAGTTGAGATTGATGAGAGGGAATTTCAGCTGATCTgggcaggaagagagaacaaGGGCCTGAGGAAGTGGAGGTCCAAGGACAGAAAGGCTGCTAGAAAGGTAGTAGAGGTTGTGGTCAGAGCAGAATGAACTCATTGCTTCAGAGGAACACTGCAAGCAGATGGCAGAAGTTGAGAAGTAAGGAAGATGAAGGGGGCTGGTGCTTCATCTCTGTTGGGGGTGGTGTTGCCTGGGAAGATGGCACAGGACAGGGTCAAGGAACCTGAGCTAGATGCCAGCATTTTCAGAGACTGAAGGGGAGTGATGGACAGCAGGTGCCAGTGCAGAGAAGATGGTGGCAAATGGCATAGGCCCCAGAGGAAGAAGGTGGAGAATCAGTAGTCTGGAAAAGCAGCAGCTGAGAACAAGGAGACTGCCCTCATCTCCCAGCCCTCAGTTCCTGGGTgtggcagagggagcagcagagAGCTATAGGGCCAGAAGTGCCTCTGCGGGGCCAGTTAAGAAGGATGATTTCAGAGAGAAGTGAAATTGCTAAGGGCTGTGCTGGGACATGACACTATCTTTGAAGACACTGACTCTGACCCTGCTATTGATATTGAGAGCTCCTTTAACATAGTCCTCACTTAAATCAAATCTTGTTTTAAGTTTATTCTGGTATTGAGTTAAGCCTTAATGTTGAGATTCAGGTGACAGATCTAGACTATTGGTTAAATTACtcagatatgtatttttaattccttagtctcctgaaaatctaaataaaatctttgtttgATACAGACGATGTCTACCGTAGAAAAGCCTCAGAAAGGCAGTATCAGAGAAGGCTGGAAGATGCATCAGAGACTGAACTTCAGCAGTCAATAAAGTGAATATGAAACTTTACTACTGGTTTCAActcctttaaaaatgtacttttcgGGTCTCTTGTTCTTACATAGAACTGCctttacaaagaatttttatagttttcctgTCTCTGCTTGAATACTTCCCAAGTCACTGATGGACAGCACTTGTGGGAAAATTATTTCCTACTAAAACACACCTACCCATTGAATCTAGTccatgaaatatttcttaaacaattCAAGGATCAAATCAGGATGCTTTTCAGTGTAGCCTGAATTGTTTGTGAAGTCCTTTGTTTTAGGCAACAAGGGATAACCTTATTTAGTTTTTTGCAGAATTCAGACTTACTATGAATAAAAGTTAGTTATCTACTGTAGGATCATTTAAACGAGGATGATTATGCAGACTACATTTCTGCTAGCTACCaatttgtaaacattttgttAGAATGTGACCATACGTTACTCATGTTAAGTGCTCTTGTGAACACAGACAACCCCTTACCTTGCTTGGCTCCACTAACATACAAGGGCTGGACCTCCATGAGGACTGGGGAGCAACACGTTTCACTCCCCTCTGAGATGAAGATGTTGCTTTCATCTAGCTGCTAAAGATAAAGACACTGCTCCTTCCCAAAGAAAGTGAATCTTCACAGCATAAAGCAACCATAGACTTGAGCTAAATCAGAGGCTCAATCTATAGGGAGAGATTTTCCAATCTGATCCAGAATAAGTTTGGATCAGTTGGTAGAAAAAGCAAAGGCATCTTTCCATGTTTGGATAACCATATCCAACATCTTttcaaacaagaaaatatatacatattaaggAAGACTAAGTTTCAAAATAGTTTCTAACTATTGCTCATGAATAAAGAAGCAGATGCTTAAGGCCACAGGGTATCCTCAAGTTAATGATCTCTGCCACAAATAAATTGttcaaagggattttttttttctaatttcagtcAGTCCATTTATGTTAGAACCAATCCAGTATAAATAAGGAGCCACTGACTACTCAGATCTCATTAAAGTACTAATGAGTCACTGCTCAGAGGTAGCTTGAGTATGAAGACCAGTGATGACCAACAGCACCAGGTAGAGGAAGGTAGTTCTCACGTACGCTTTTGTTACCTCAAGCATTCCTGGTGACCCTAAACCTCATAGTTACTTTTAGTGACTAGACTGCTGCACAGTGAATTTAAATTGTGGCCTTAACTCCCATTTGTTCCCCCAACCCCAGTTTTAGAAGTTTAATATTTTGTACATATGTAAAGAGCATATGTAACATACATACCTTTTACAGAGAATAGTTGTAAATGCTAATAAAACCATCAGCTAACTTCTGTGTCTGCTGTGGTTTCCTTCCCTGGCCTATCCCGCTGCCTCCATCTCAGGGAGAATCTCTAGTCTGAAATTTGTGCTAAACTTCCCTAgagttttcttcatctttctaaaatatatgtattggAGTGCCAATTTATTTAAGACAACGAAGCTTTGAAGATGACACAACAATGTCTGACTTTAAGGCAAGCAGACTAGCAAAGCAATTGTATTAAATTGAAGATACTTTCAAAGCATATTAATTTGGATGCTACAGAACTAATTTTTGTTAACCAAGGTGCAAGCTTTTTAACTTTGCCTCAATTTTTTAACAGTTCTACTAAGGAATATGACTATCCCACTTATCAGACACTAGGATTATTTAAGGGAACTTCAATAATTTAAAGAGCAATGCTCTCATATGCTGCTTACAGAACTGCAGTGCCCCCTACTGTGAACTACAAGGCAAACAATTTAATAACTTGCATTTCAAAAACCACAATACTTTAGAATGACAAAAATCTAATTAGCATTTATTGCTAGAAGTCTACCTCCATTGGGGTGTTAGACAAAGAACGTGGGCTTTGGAGCTTCATTTTATCATCTGAATGGATACGGAAAGTATtcggttgaccaaaaagttcattcggtttttcccataagatggctccagtagcgcttagttgtctttaacttcattcgaaacaattttgttagactgtattaTGACAGGTCTCATATCaggatgcattaaaaaaaaaaaatcaaaattggtgaatttttgtgcagccattttaatattgaagatggaagcaACATTTTCCAcgtattatgctttattatttcttttttatataaatttttaaaatttttggctgcgttgggtctttgttgctgcgcgtgggctttctctgtggacagcgggggctactctttgttgcgatgtgagggcttctccttgcagtggcttctcttgttgcagaacacgggctctaggtgcgtggacttcagtagttgtggctcatgggctctagagcacaggctcagtagttgtggtgcacgggcttagttgccccgaggcatgtgggatcttcccagagcagggatagaacgcgtgtcccctgcattggcaagtggattgccaaccactgcgccaccagggaaatccctatgctttattatttcaagaaaagtaaaaacgcaactgaaacacataaaaagatttgtgcagtgtgtggagaaggtgctgtgactgatcgaacatgtcaaaagcgGTTagcgaagttttgtgctggagatttcccactggacaatgctccacggtcaggtagacctactgaagttgatagtgatcaaatcgagacactgagaacaatcaatgttataccatgcGTGAGacagctgacatactcaaaaatatccaaatcaagcattgaaaatcaccgcttggttatgttaattgctttgatgtttgggttccataatttaagtgaaaaaagcctcttgactgtatttccgcatgcaattctctacttagaCGTAACgagaatgttctattttttttttaaatttatttatttatttttggctgctttgggtcttcgttgctgcacgcaggctttctctagttgcagcgtgcgggcttctcattgcagtggcttctcttgttgcagagcacgggctctaggcatgtgggcttcagtagttgtggcacgtgggctctagagctcaggctgagtagttctggcgcacgggcttagttgctccgcggcatgtgggatcttcccggaccagggctcgaacccgtgtcccctgcattggcaggcggattcttaaccactgtgccaccagggaagccagaacgttctatttttaaaacaaattgtgagaggcgatgaaaagtggatactgtacaataatgtggaacggaagacaTCGTGGGGCAAGctaaatgaaccaccaccaaccaaccaaaggccggtcttcatccaaagaaggtgatgttgtatatatggtgggattgggagggagtcctctattatgagctccttccagaaaacaaaacgattaattccaacaagtactgctcccagttagaccaactgaaagcagcacttgacgaaaagcatccggaattagtcaacagaaaacgcataatcttccatcaggataacgcaagaccgcacatttcgatgaccaggcaaaaaactgttacagcttgctGGGAAATTCTGATTCATCCGTCGTATTCACCAGATATTGCACCTgcgtatttccatttatttcggtctttacaaaattctcttcatggaaaaaatgtcaattctctggaagactgtaaaaggcacctggaacagttctttccTCAAAAAGTGATATTAGAGGAAAACGGTTGATTTTACCAACACCTTCTATTAAAAGTGAGGTCATGTCTTAAGAGATTATAAGCATGATAAAAACATACCCGGGCCACTTGTCTCTTCTGGCCATACACAGCTATTTGAAATGGATTACACTGATTTATGATATAGGACATGCTTGCCTTACCTTCCACCATCAGTAACAACTCCCTCTGCAATTTGAACTTCAACCTGCATTTCTGCCCATGCTGAGGACATGTTAGGAATCCTTGACTGCCAGTCTGAGAGGCTTGGCATGGGCATGTCAGGCTGCAGTGTGACTACATTCGGCTTCTGTGTTAATGCAGCCTAAGCCTTGGATCAGGGTCTGGACACTGACTTTTGCCTCTACCCAAGGAGCTCTCTTCCTTTAAATTGGCAGCCATATCCCTGTCAACATAAAATCAAGGCCTGCAGGAATTAAACCTACTTGAAACTAACATCTGACACAAGCTTTAACAGAACAACCAAACCTGGTTAATCCAAATCACTTTGCAAACTCCATTTTTATTTGGATTAAAAAGCATTAGATGAACAAACATatgatacatacatattataaGACTAGTTATCACTTAAACCTCTTTCGATACAGAAATTAGAATAAACCAAGTTTTAATCAAGTCTGAAAATGTTTAAGTTCAAAAGTCAACAACACCAATTTGGAGATTTTACACAAAGAAGAGTCCCCTCTTAATTCTTCCTCATAGGAAGAAAAGGGTGGGTTCAAAAACAAAGCAATTCAAGGCCTTTTAAATCAGTTGGCTGACATACTATTTTAAACCTATAGGTCTTTTTCCACACATAAACAAAATTCTTTTCCACATGAActtacattttgaaaacatttaggCCATTATACTTTCTAAGCCATATCACTACAGTTCCTAAAACTCATGAAAAACAAGATGTATAGTTCACATGTACCTTTTAAagtcagggcttttttttttttttttctttttcttttcttttttggaagatgGCTGACCTCAAATCTTATATCCTAAAATATTAATTGACATTCTCCAAGTTAATATACAGAAAGACatgattctaaaataaatacatagagcttttttcttttttaattagggCCTGCCTAATGGCCCCCTGGCCCGGCTCTGCACTGCCTTAGGGAAGCCCCTGGCTGGATCTATGGTTCCTACAGCACCTCCAG
This is a stretch of genomic DNA from Balaenoptera musculus isolate JJ_BM4_2016_0621 chromosome 11, mBalMus1.pri.v3, whole genome shotgun sequence. It encodes these proteins:
- the SMIM4 gene encoding small integral membrane protein 4, translated to MFSRAQVRRVLQRVPGKQRLGVYRFLPFFFVLGGTMEWIMIKVRVGQETFYDVYRRKASERQYQRRLEDASETELQQSIK